In Gammaproteobacteria bacterium, one DNA window encodes the following:
- a CDS encoding CopD family protein produces MIDVIAAIARWFQLAANLILLGSCVFLALANTGKRTYLDAWVEKLERLFPWLAISIPIGLIVILTTTITQVTGNSSNIWQQDVWLGFINDTRVGQIWVWRISLALLLLFLVIYLRKSPKARWRYILGAGIAALPLIAGSLTSHSATEELSVSTITPFALHLILAGVWFGALPAFLLLVYEKNRSDKNKRTNVSEYETLKRFSAIALPAMLLIILTGFTVADRMFAGYYAASVATSYGWLLSIKILILGVILLIAARVRAHWLPLLANNASAADDDTGRAGVRKWVRIEFILALLLLLLATVIANTTPVKYASIENWPYPFRFSIIATWNQPNVAIQVWIGVFILMLAAGTVLFGRIRSWELKRLISIPAILLVSGLAVALPPLTIQAYPETYRRPPVPFDAISIANGAALYTQHCVECHGFQGMGNGIKSRTLSTKLPDLLTEPHTAEHTPGDFYNWISYGMVNTDMPGYADKLSDEDRWDLVNYVHALSRGYQARILAPEIIPNKAYVKPPLFSYADNNGESGTLQDFRGKKTVLLVIFSWPQSQVRMEQLKQAYHRLSEQNIAVLAVPVNELSTDEMAQVAAELPFPVVTQSAAEIASSYALSRRTITHPDIIGRGKIPDHMEFLIDRNGYMRARWIPSVDQPGWSDIDMLNQQISLLNREQMKMPYPEDFVR; encoded by the coding sequence ATGATAGATGTCATTGCGGCAATTGCACGTTGGTTCCAACTTGCAGCAAATTTGATTTTGTTAGGCAGTTGTGTATTCTTGGCTCTTGCAAATACTGGGAAACGAACTTACCTGGACGCATGGGTTGAGAAACTGGAGCGCTTGTTTCCGTGGTTAGCTATCAGTATTCCAATTGGTTTGATCGTCATATTGACAACAACCATCACTCAAGTGACCGGAAATTCCTCCAACATCTGGCAACAGGATGTTTGGCTGGGATTCATAAACGACACGCGCGTCGGTCAAATATGGGTTTGGCGTATTTCATTAGCTCTGCTTCTGTTGTTTCTAGTTATTTATCTTCGCAAGTCTCCCAAAGCGCGCTGGCGGTATATATTAGGTGCAGGTATTGCGGCATTACCATTGATTGCCGGCTCACTGACAAGTCATTCTGCGACTGAAGAGTTATCGGTCTCTACAATTACACCTTTTGCTTTGCATCTCATTCTTGCAGGAGTCTGGTTTGGTGCATTGCCGGCTTTTTTGCTGTTGGTGTACGAAAAAAATAGAAGTGACAAAAACAAGCGAACCAATGTTTCAGAATATGAAACCTTAAAGCGTTTTTCCGCTATTGCTTTACCGGCGATGCTGTTGATTATTTTAACCGGCTTTACAGTAGCCGATCGCATGTTCGCCGGTTATTACGCCGCATCCGTGGCAACGTCCTATGGCTGGTTGCTAAGTATAAAAATATTGATTTTGGGTGTGATTCTTCTAATTGCCGCACGAGTGCGCGCCCATTGGCTGCCGTTATTGGCAAACAATGCGAGTGCAGCGGATGATGATACCGGTAGAGCAGGGGTAAGGAAATGGGTGCGTATTGAATTTATTCTGGCTCTGCTATTGCTATTGCTGGCAACGGTAATTGCCAACACGACACCAGTGAAGTATGCATCAATAGAAAACTGGCCTTATCCGTTCCGTTTCTCGATCATTGCAACTTGGAATCAGCCTAATGTCGCAATTCAAGTATGGATAGGCGTTTTTATTCTTATGCTTGCAGCGGGAACGGTTTTGTTCGGCAGAATTCGCAGCTGGGAACTCAAGCGTTTGATCAGCATTCCAGCGATATTGCTGGTGTCGGGTCTTGCAGTCGCATTACCACCGTTGACAATCCAGGCCTATCCGGAAACTTATCGTAGACCGCCGGTACCTTTTGATGCGATTTCCATAGCTAATGGCGCTGCTTTGTATACGCAGCATTGTGTGGAATGCCATGGTTTTCAAGGTATGGGCAATGGCATCAAGTCGCGAACGCTGTCGACAAAATTGCCGGATCTGCTGACCGAACCGCATACTGCTGAGCATACACCGGGAGATTTCTACAATTGGATCAGCTATGGCATGGTCAATACGGATATGCCGGGTTATGCGGATAAATTGTCCGATGAGGATCGCTGGGATCTGGTCAATTACGTTCATGCATTATCGCGCGGTTACCAGGCGCGAATACTGGCCCCGGAAATCATACCTAACAAAGCTTATGTAAAACCGCCGCTCTTTTCGTATGCGGACAATAATGGTGAGAGCGGCACGTTACAGGATTTCCGTGGCAAAAAAACCGTTCTCCTGGTTATTTTCTCGTGGCCGCAATCCCAAGTGCGCATGGAGCAGCTGAAGCAAGCGTATCACCGCTTGAGTGAGCAAAATATCGCCGTATTAGCAGTTCCGGTAAATGAACTCAGTACCGATGAGATGGCGCAAGTAGCGGCGGAATTGCCGTTTCCGGTTGTTACGCAAAGTGCGGCGGAAATCGCATCCAGTTACGCATTGTCGCGCCGGACAATAACTCACCCGGATATCATTGGTCGGGGTAAGATACCGGACCATATGGAATTTCTCATCGACCGCAACGGTTATATGCGTGCCCGCTGGATTCCATCGGTAGATCAGCCGGGCTGGTCGGATATCGATATGTTGAATCAGCAAATCAGCTTATTGAATCGCGAGCAAATGAAAATGCCGTATCCGGAAGATTTCGTGCGCTGA
- a CDS encoding copper resistance protein CopC, with amino-acid sequence MLSLACQVKVAMAHAALVKSDPPRRATLSAPPKQIQLWFNEKIEGAYASVTVRDSNKNSITENTPESVADDPKSVVLSLPPIEPGRYTVNYRVMSVDGHVIESSFDFSVKK; translated from the coding sequence ATGCTTTCTTTAGCGTGTCAAGTGAAAGTGGCAATGGCTCACGCAGCACTGGTTAAATCTGATCCACCGAGGAGAGCCACGCTTTCCGCGCCTCCTAAACAAATACAGCTTTGGTTTAACGAAAAAATAGAAGGGGCATATGCATCAGTTACGGTACGTGATTCAAATAAGAATTCAATAACTGAAAATACGCCGGAAAGTGTTGCGGATGATCCAAAATCTGTTGTACTAAGTTTACCTCCGATTGAACCAGGGCGTTACACTGTAAATTATCGTGTAATGTCTGTTGACGGTCATGTCATAGAATCCAGCTTTGATTTCAGTGTAAAAAAATAA